A genomic segment from Alistipes senegalensis JC50 encodes:
- a CDS encoding VapE domain-containing protein yields the protein MANKVSDSVAVPGKQSRNERIEGFLREHYAFRYNTVKSRAEFRSSDGEFLPVTKYRLNSFRRELDRTIGISTSAENLRSMLESDFSERVNPVQAYFHKLPPATGTQAIDELAATVTVRNALHWSEYLTKWLVGVVANATNDLGCQNHVCLVLTGERGKFKTTWLDNLCPRSLASYLFTGKIDLQNKDVLTLVAEYLFINIDDQLKALNKRDENELKNLITAPSVKYRRPYDVYIEEYPHLASFMASVNGNDFLTDPTGSRRFLPFEVLSIDIDRAIWVNMDRVYAEARTLLSNGFRYWFDEAEIEELHRGNAAFHVQTIEYEMLLKGFEKPPEHAVTDCFMTTVEILDYLRSYSSLNLSEKRMGEALRKAGFERRSKRVNGNPVYGWVIEKITPNPFVSYGL from the coding sequence ATGGCAAATAAGGTGTCAGACAGCGTTGCAGTCCCCGGCAAGCAGTCCCGGAACGAGCGTATCGAGGGGTTTCTGCGGGAGCATTACGCCTTTCGCTACAACACGGTCAAAAGCCGTGCGGAGTTCCGCAGCAGCGACGGCGAGTTCCTCCCCGTGACCAAATACCGGCTCAACTCCTTCCGGCGGGAGCTCGACCGCACCATCGGCATCTCCACCTCGGCGGAGAACCTGCGCAGCATGCTCGAAAGCGACTTTTCCGAGCGTGTGAATCCCGTGCAGGCGTATTTTCATAAACTGCCGCCGGCAACGGGAACGCAGGCCATCGACGAACTGGCCGCGACCGTCACTGTGCGCAACGCCCTGCATTGGTCGGAGTACCTGACCAAATGGCTCGTCGGCGTGGTCGCCAATGCAACGAACGACCTCGGATGTCAGAACCACGTCTGTCTGGTATTGACCGGCGAGCGGGGAAAGTTCAAGACCACATGGCTCGACAACCTCTGTCCCCGCTCACTCGCCAGTTATCTTTTCACGGGAAAGATCGACCTGCAGAACAAGGACGTGTTGACGCTGGTCGCCGAATACCTCTTCATCAACATCGACGACCAGCTGAAGGCGCTCAACAAACGGGATGAAAACGAGCTGAAGAACCTCATCACGGCTCCTTCGGTCAAATACCGGCGGCCCTACGACGTCTACATCGAAGAGTATCCCCACTTGGCGAGCTTCATGGCCTCGGTGAACGGGAACGACTTTCTGACCGATCCGACCGGCTCGCGGCGCTTCCTGCCCTTCGAGGTGTTATCCATCGACATTGACCGGGCGATATGGGTCAATATGGATCGGGTATATGCCGAAGCCCGAACACTCCTGAGCAACGGATTCCGCTATTGGTTCGACGAAGCCGAAATCGAAGAACTGCACCGGGGAAACGCCGCATTCCATGTCCAGACCATCGAATACGAAATGCTGCTGAAAGGGTTCGAGAAACCTCCGGAACATGCCGTCACGGATTGCTTTATGACCACCGTGGAGATTCTGGACTATCTGCGCAGCTATTCGTCGCTGAACCTCTCCGAGAAACGTATGGGCGAAGCCTTGCGCAAGGCCGGGTTCGAACGACGCTCGAAACGTGTCAACGGAAATCCCGTCTACGGCTGGGTCATCGAGAAGATCACACCCAATCCTTTCGTCTCTTACGGATTGTAG
- a CDS encoding type II toxin-antitoxin system HipA family toxin — MNPITICPSTLAEGYDSYSPIAIKHLFDGRQVSPFLDYTPIDDDNNSAAQEEFLHNQERISLSGVQPKYSMIVRNGKLALTQKGEQGHYILKPKLSDFRNRIYSSANENLTMQIASQVFGIETAANGLCFFKGGEPAYITKRFDVKPDGTKRRKEDFASLAGLTTQNGGKNYKYEYLTYEECGELIRRYLPAWKVETLKFFDLIIFNFLICNGDAHLKNFSVLETESGDFRLSPAYDLINTKLHVDDRIFALDKGLLKDNAAESMPYGMTNSTTFREFGKRLGLPDKTIRRELDKFCTSYPLLDTLIANSYLSDELKENYRNMYLGRRDSYLKIGL, encoded by the coding sequence ATGAACCCGATTACGATTTGCCCATCCACATTGGCCGAAGGATATGACAGCTACTCTCCGATTGCGATAAAACATCTGTTCGACGGCCGGCAAGTGTCTCCATTTTTGGATTATACACCCATTGATGACGACAACAATTCCGCAGCCCAAGAAGAGTTTCTGCACAATCAGGAGCGAATCTCGCTGTCGGGAGTACAACCCAAATATTCGATGATCGTTCGCAACGGTAAACTGGCTTTAACTCAAAAAGGCGAACAAGGCCACTATATCCTCAAACCGAAGTTAAGCGATTTCCGCAACCGGATATATAGTTCCGCGAATGAGAATCTGACCATGCAAATCGCGTCACAGGTATTCGGAATCGAAACCGCCGCAAACGGACTTTGCTTTTTCAAAGGAGGAGAACCGGCTTATATCACCAAACGGTTCGATGTCAAACCCGACGGCACAAAGCGCAGAAAAGAAGATTTCGCATCGCTCGCCGGACTGACTACGCAAAACGGCGGTAAGAATTACAAATATGAGTACTTGACATACGAAGAATGCGGAGAGTTAATTCGACGATACCTGCCCGCATGGAAAGTAGAGACCCTGAAATTTTTCGATCTCATCATATTCAATTTTCTGATTTGCAACGGCGACGCCCATCTGAAAAATTTTTCGGTACTCGAAACCGAATCAGGCGATTTCCGTCTGTCCCCGGCATACGACCTGATAAATACCAAACTGCATGTAGACGACCGGATATTCGCTCTCGACAAAGGGTTGCTGAAAGACAATGCCGCCGAATCTATGCCTTATGGAATGACCAACAGCACAACTTTCCGGGAATTCGGCAAAAGATTAGGGCTCCCCGACAAAACTATCCGACGGGAACTCGACAAATTCTGCACCTCTTATCCGCTTTTAGATACGCTGATCGCCAACTCCTATTTATCCGATGAATTGAAAGAGAATTACCGGAATATGTATCTCGGACGGCGGGATTCTTACCTGAAAATCGGATTGTAA
- a CDS encoding relaxase/mobilization nuclease domain-containing protein, producing MVGKVISGSSFSGTVGYVMKEESRILEAEGIMPPEVKDMVQDFKDQTLLNPRLKNTVGHISLSFSPKDAPRMTDALMTQIAKEYMQKMGITDTQYLLVRHLDQPHPHCHLVYNRVGNDGQTISDKNIKLRNAKVCRELTEKYGLYLAPGKDDVRRERLREPDKTRYEIHDAIKRCLPRCAGWKGLEKQLEKQGIGIRYKYCGNTNRKQGVLFSKNGFEFSGSKIDRAFSFTKLDQHITHVQQQIQHRATLFGNLSAAAGNYRSAFAGLFGNMGRGGGSAREELPSVNLGKAGGIPLPPAGSPVGVSAEQLQRKPGESPEEHIARITALLNAAAEAMAIAAMERRRRLEEQKRRAKMKI from the coding sequence ATGGTCGGTAAGGTAATATCGGGATCGTCTTTTTCGGGGACGGTAGGCTACGTGATGAAAGAAGAATCCCGGATCTTGGAAGCCGAAGGAATTATGCCTCCGGAAGTGAAGGACATGGTGCAGGACTTCAAAGACCAGACCTTATTGAACCCGCGGCTGAAAAACACCGTCGGGCATATCTCGCTGTCTTTCTCACCCAAGGACGCTCCGCGGATGACCGACGCCCTGATGACGCAGATCGCAAAGGAGTACATGCAGAAAATGGGCATTACCGATACGCAGTATCTATTGGTTCGCCACCTCGACCAGCCCCATCCGCACTGTCATCTGGTCTACAACCGGGTCGGAAATGACGGACAGACCATTTCGGACAAGAACATCAAGCTCCGAAACGCCAAGGTATGCAGGGAGCTGACCGAGAAGTACGGATTGTATCTCGCACCGGGAAAGGACGACGTACGGCGGGAGCGGCTGCGCGAACCCGACAAGACCAGATACGAAATCCACGATGCGATCAAAAGGTGTCTGCCCCGATGCGCCGGATGGAAAGGGCTGGAGAAGCAACTGGAAAAACAGGGCATCGGCATCCGTTACAAGTATTGCGGAAATACCAACCGCAAGCAGGGTGTCCTCTTCTCGAAAAACGGTTTCGAGTTCTCCGGATCGAAGATTGACCGGGCTTTCAGCTTTACGAAACTCGACCAGCATATTACCCACGTGCAGCAACAAATCCAACACCGGGCAACGCTCTTCGGGAACCTCTCGGCGGCGGCAGGCAATTACCGTTCGGCATTTGCCGGGTTATTCGGCAACATGGGCAGAGGCGGCGGCAGTGCGCGCGAAGAGCTACCATCGGTAAACCTCGGAAAGGCAGGCGGGATTCCGCTGCCGCCTGCCGGTTCGCCCGTCGGAGTGTCCGCCGAGCAGTTACAGCGCAAGCCGGGAGAAAGTCCCGAAGAGCATATAGCACGAATCACGGCGCTGCTCAACGCCGCAGCCGAAGCAATGGCCATCGCCGCGATGGAACGTCGCCGCAGGCTCGAAGAACAGAAAAGAAGAGCCAAAATGAAAATATAA
- a CDS encoding thioredoxin family protein, with protein sequence MKKLVLLLGIILYLVSCKVEEPKFANQSTFLEAETTTIEHVSIPLTNSQLLELFRNMSPLAQTRVAVFNLLTEGEVEFWSTEGPGVLVMYFTAPWNGPCKRYRLIFEKVANDYTNKECHFGRIDIDQAGEDIATKYGVNTLPTTLIIKNNKIVAKAVGLIREETLRALVNQYKA encoded by the coding sequence ATGAAGAAACTTGTCTTATTGTTAGGGATTATTCTATACCTCGTATCTTGCAAGGTCGAAGAACCGAAATTTGCAAACCAGTCAACATTTTTAGAAGCCGAAACCACTACAATCGAACACGTGTCAATACCATTGACAAATTCGCAATTACTCGAATTATTTCGCAATATGAGTCCTTTGGCACAAACACGAGTAGCCGTATTTAACCTCCTGACCGAGGGTGAAGTTGAATTCTGGTCAACAGAGGGACCTGGGGTATTGGTGATGTATTTTACAGCCCCATGGAATGGTCCATGTAAGAGGTATCGCTTAATATTTGAAAAAGTTGCAAATGATTATACAAATAAAGAATGTCATTTTGGACGTATTGACATCGATCAAGCAGGAGAAGATATTGCAACAAAATACGGTGTAAACACATTACCTACCACTCTAATTATTAAAAATAATAAAATTGTTGCCAAAGCAGTCGGTCTTATAAGAGAAGAAACTTTAAGAGCACTGGTAAATCAATACAAAGCATAA
- a CDS encoding site-specific integrase has translation MKITLIIKKSVKRYDTESKATIYARLRDGRQVDMVAPTRLTINPNLWDDKAEQVKSKIVCDDEMRSYYNDEARKLKSYLEKAYQSRQTAEPQKEWLKETLEQYYNPQKYNVETATEETAKPTLIALFDEFLEKHRLSDVRKKNYRVIKRGLQRYELYIRTTKRGQKAFVLDIDQVTADTLRNIWDFLENEYRYCALYPEIYAAIPEARTPQPRGKNTLLDCFSRIRTFFYWCNSNKKTRNRPFDDFPLEECTYGTPYYITVEELHKIYGTNLMRHPQLAVQRDIFVFQCLIGCRVGDLLKMTKSNLIDGAIEYIPRKTKEGRPLTVRVPLNQTAKEIVSRYKSLDGDKLLPFISEQKYNLAIKRIFKAAGLKRLVTVINPTTREEEKRVLYEIASSHLARRTFVGNLYKQVKDPNLVGALSGHKEGSKAFARYRTIDDEMKKELVNLLS, from the coding sequence TTTACGCACGTCTGCGGGATGGCAGACAGGTAGATATGGTCGCACCGACCCGGCTCACCATCAATCCCAATCTTTGGGATGACAAGGCCGAACAGGTCAAAAGCAAAATCGTTTGCGACGACGAAATGCGTTCCTATTACAACGATGAAGCCCGCAAACTCAAGTCCTACCTCGAAAAAGCCTATCAGTCCCGACAGACGGCAGAACCGCAGAAAGAGTGGCTGAAAGAGACTTTGGAACAATATTACAATCCGCAAAAGTACAATGTCGAAACGGCCACGGAAGAAACGGCCAAACCGACATTGATCGCATTGTTCGACGAATTTCTCGAAAAGCACCGTCTTTCCGATGTCCGCAAAAAGAATTACCGGGTCATCAAACGAGGATTACAGCGGTATGAACTTTATATCCGGACAACCAAGAGGGGGCAAAAAGCATTCGTATTGGACATCGATCAAGTAACGGCCGACACCTTGCGGAATATTTGGGATTTTTTGGAAAATGAATACCGCTACTGCGCTCTTTACCCGGAAATCTACGCAGCTATCCCCGAAGCACGCACGCCGCAACCCAGAGGAAAGAATACGTTATTGGATTGTTTCTCGCGCATCCGAACTTTCTTCTACTGGTGCAACAGCAACAAAAAGACCCGGAACCGACCGTTCGACGATTTCCCGTTGGAGGAATGCACATACGGAACGCCTTATTATATCACGGTCGAGGAGTTGCACAAGATTTACGGCACGAATCTGATGCGGCATCCGCAACTGGCCGTTCAGCGCGACATCTTCGTTTTTCAATGTCTGATCGGCTGCCGGGTGGGTGATCTGCTGAAAATGACGAAATCGAATCTGATCGACGGAGCCATCGAGTATATACCACGCAAGACCAAAGAAGGGCGGCCGCTGACCGTGCGGGTTCCGCTGAATCAGACAGCCAAAGAGATCGTATCCCGTTATAAAAGTCTGGACGGCGACAAACTGCTACCGTTCATCTCCGAGCAGAAATACAATCTGGCGATCAAGCGGATTTTCAAAGCTGCCGGATTGAAACGGTTGGTTACGGTCATAAACCCCACTACTCGCGAAGAAGAAAAGAGGGTGCTTTACGAGATCGCCTCGTCGCATCTGGCCCGCCGAACATTCGTCGGAAACCTGTACAAGCAAGTCAAAGATCCCAATCTGGTCGGAGCTTTAAGCGGACATAAGGAAGGCAGCAAGGCTTTCGCACGTTATCGCACCATCGACGATGAAATGAAAAAAGAATTAGTAAATTTGTTATCGTAA
- a CDS encoding toprim domain-containing protein, with product MMNDLKNISIRQFLARRGIQPKYERNGYGMYLSPLREERTPSFKVDYVRNLWYDFGLGEGGTLRTLMMRLERCDSREAIRRLQNSEKRDAGSASLSPGICLRPVVGGASPIVRPAAVPTFRILSDASLRHPALVGYLASRGIVPSVAAAFCREVRYEVNGRAFFAVGFRNDAEGWELRSARFKGGSSPKHITTIDNRSDTVIAFEGFMDFLAYLSLKHPERLRIDATVLNSVVNLPKAIPFLSRHPVIHAFFDNDEAGRKTTSDLIRLCPRSEVIDQRHFYSGHKDVNDYLTARIKDRTQKPSTQKNAPETKAVQTLRNNLQALKAETAEIEPPRRKGVKI from the coding sequence ATGATGAATGATTTGAAAAATATCAGCATCAGGCAATTCCTCGCACGGCGGGGCATTCAGCCCAAATACGAACGCAACGGCTACGGCATGTATCTTTCACCCTTGCGGGAAGAACGCACGCCGAGTTTCAAAGTGGACTACGTGCGAAATCTCTGGTACGATTTCGGACTGGGCGAAGGCGGCACGCTACGCACCCTCATGATGCGGTTGGAGCGGTGCGACAGCCGCGAGGCGATCCGACGGCTGCAAAACAGTGAAAAAAGGGACGCCGGTTCCGCTTCTCTTTCACCGGGTATTTGCCTACGTCCTGTCGTTGGCGGGGCATCGCCGATCGTGCGTCCGGCCGCCGTCCCCACGTTCCGCATCCTCTCCGACGCTTCGCTCCGGCATCCGGCATTGGTCGGTTATCTCGCCTCGCGCGGCATCGTCCCGTCGGTCGCCGCAGCATTCTGCCGCGAAGTTCGCTACGAGGTAAACGGCCGCGCCTTTTTCGCCGTCGGGTTCCGCAACGATGCCGAAGGGTGGGAGCTCCGCTCCGCACGGTTCAAAGGCGGCTCCTCGCCCAAACATATCACCACCATCGACAACCGTTCCGATACGGTAATCGCTTTCGAGGGATTTATGGATTTCCTCGCATATCTCTCGCTGAAACATCCCGAACGACTGCGCATCGACGCCACGGTTCTGAACTCGGTCGTCAACCTGCCCAAAGCCATCCCGTTTCTCTCCCGGCATCCGGTGATTCACGCCTTCTTTGACAACGACGAAGCCGGGCGTAAAACGACCTCCGATCTGATCCGTCTTTGCCCCCGCAGCGAGGTAATCGACCAAAGGCATTTTTACAGCGGGCACAAGGACGTAAATGACTATCTGACCGCCCGCATAAAAGACCGAACACAAAAGCCTTCGACACAGAAGAACGCCCCCGAAACAAAGGCCGTTCAGACTCTTCGGAATAATCTGCAAGCCCTGAAAGCGGAAACGGCGGAAATTGAACCACCGCGTCGGAAAGGGGTAAAGATTTAA
- a CDS encoding IS110 family transposase, whose protein sequence is MRYIGIDVSKATFVVAYSSDKGGEIRTFNNTTAGIRQFIGTLPKDGSIHCVMEATGNYSALLLYMLNVAGITVSMENPLKVKNFAKAMLSTIKTDKSDARLITLYGEKMNPRPFKVQGEAILRLRQKRTVIRQLTKQITAMSNLRGSLACLPVPDKGATHTVDETIKFLEKKRDRLQSELTDLVEVEFSRQLALLTTIKGIGITLATALIITTGGFTYFQNAKQVSRYLGICPTYEQSGTSVNIKGHINRNGDAYTRGLLYIAAWPASRFNAQCKETYTRLRQNGKSGKLAMIAVANKLVRQAFAVVAHDKEYVDGFVSNRP, encoded by the coding sequence ATGAGGTACATTGGAATCGACGTGAGCAAGGCTACATTCGTGGTAGCTTACTCCTCCGACAAAGGCGGGGAGATCCGTACTTTTAACAACACGACCGCTGGTATCAGACAGTTTATCGGGACTCTCCCCAAAGATGGCAGTATCCACTGTGTTATGGAGGCGACAGGGAACTACAGTGCCTTGCTGCTGTATATGCTCAATGTCGCCGGAATTACTGTCAGCATGGAGAATCCGCTGAAGGTAAAGAACTTCGCCAAAGCCATGCTCTCTACGATCAAGACCGATAAGAGCGATGCACGACTCATTACCTTGTACGGAGAGAAGATGAACCCGCGTCCTTTCAAGGTCCAGGGAGAGGCCATCCTGCGGCTCCGACAGAAAAGAACCGTCATTCGCCAACTTACTAAGCAGATTACCGCCATGTCGAACCTTCGTGGCTCTCTCGCATGTCTGCCTGTCCCGGACAAAGGTGCAACTCATACCGTAGACGAAACGATCAAGTTCCTTGAAAAGAAGCGTGACAGGCTTCAGTCGGAACTCACGGATCTTGTCGAAGTCGAGTTCAGCCGGCAACTCGCACTCCTGACAACCATCAAAGGTATAGGCATAACGCTCGCCACGGCGCTCATCATCACTACCGGAGGATTCACTTACTTCCAGAATGCCAAGCAGGTGTCCCGCTATCTCGGTATCTGTCCCACTTACGAACAATCCGGAACTTCGGTAAACATCAAAGGGCATATCAACCGAAACGGAGACGCATACACCAGAGGACTTCTCTATATCGCCGCTTGGCCTGCCAGTAGGTTCAATGCCCAATGCAAAGAGACTTATACGAGGCTCAGGCAAAACGGAAAGTCGGGAAAACTCGCTATGATCGCTGTCGCAAATAAACTCGTCAGGCAGGCTTTTGCTGTTGTTGCGCACGATAAAGAATATGTCGACGGATTCGTCTCCAACAGACCTTAG
- a CDS encoding thioredoxin family protein has product MYNTLTTVQTRAVVLVSSLEEFKSYLNTSLVAVCFTATWSGPCKMYKPIYHKVSEKYTASVCRFLEVDVDESPELAELFNVAKIPTTIIIKNGEVVATFVEILSEKALTELIESYKVK; this is encoded by the coding sequence TTGTATAACACATTAACTACTGTACAGACTCGTGCGGTTGTTTTAGTAAGCAGTTTAGAAGAATTTAAGAGCTATTTGAATACTTCTCTGGTTGCTGTCTGTTTTACAGCGACATGGAGTGGACCATGTAAAATGTATAAGCCCATTTATCATAAAGTATCAGAAAAATACACTGCCAGTGTATGTCGTTTCTTGGAAGTTGATGTGGATGAATCTCCAGAACTGGCAGAACTATTCAATGTTGCTAAAATTCCTACAACTATTATAATTAAAAATGGAGAGGTTGTGGCTACCTTTGTGGAAATATTGAGTGAAAAAGCACTAACAGAATTAATAGAAAGCTATAAAGTCAAATAA
- a CDS encoding helix-turn-helix domain-containing protein has protein sequence MDKVGNAIKERRKILKITQRTLAELAGVGINTLTKIERGEGNPTVEVLEKILDTLGLELQIGVKQRNELRTILKNAEKE, from the coding sequence ATGGACAAAGTCGGTAATGCAATAAAAGAGCGCCGCAAGATATTGAAAATAACGCAACGGACACTTGCGGAATTGGCCGGCGTGGGTATCAACACGCTCACAAAAATTGAGCGCGGAGAAGGGAATCCCACGGTCGAAGTTCTTGAAAAAATACTCGATACGCTGGGGCTGGAACTACAAATCGGAGTCAAACAGCGGAATGAATTACGAACTATATTAAAAAATGCGGAAAAAGAGTAA
- a CDS encoding helix-turn-helix transcriptional regulator, translating into MKDLLSILRDAPGSIRLEVSGEDLLAFSKSLIDRAKEELAAQVAEARKERYLTKEQVKELCGVCDATLWHWNRKGYLKAVKVGNKVRYRTSDIQRILGERDGK; encoded by the coding sequence ATGAAAGATTTATTATCCATCCTCCGGGATGCTCCGGGCAGCATCCGGCTGGAGGTAAGCGGCGAGGATCTGTTGGCTTTCTCCAAAAGCCTTATCGACCGCGCCAAAGAAGAGCTGGCAGCACAAGTCGCCGAAGCCCGCAAGGAACGTTACCTGACCAAAGAACAGGTCAAAGAGCTATGCGGCGTTTGCGATGCGACGCTCTGGCATTGGAACCGCAAAGGATATCTGAAAGCCGTTAAGGTCGGTAACAAGGTTCGCTACCGCACCTCGGACATTCAACGGATTCTCGGCGAGCGCGATGGCAAATAA
- a CDS encoding DUF6043 family protein, protein MGQQEYEAFKAKLREWMNTHPDEYAAFEEAMNARDYAGCQSVIFQAMSLIPRYRRLMSDKANEGLFEHVDEIEQAARQHDLAGKIIRECEQPGKDSTLPAMLCWLYFGKSFERMVERCEELRRSPDLGFLQKMTMSATIKLLISRSIKLELRTKQDWDAHREAMRLAESDRVLEWAAGTLPAEDAGEKRKPGRPSTTKSLMDMFSPAVTHPDVLRQKIGEYLTKRHSQTDIARLKIALDELRYLVVPTNIKPFRDALQAEYGSDIRIVHERGIQEAYSRLTEPLLIGSAVSSRGGEALIIREIKDFLSE, encoded by the coding sequence ATGGGCCAGCAAGAATACGAGGCTTTCAAAGCGAAGTTGCGGGAATGGATGAACACCCACCCCGACGAATACGCCGCATTCGAAGAGGCGATGAACGCCCGTGACTATGCAGGGTGCCAGTCGGTCATATTCCAAGCCATGTCCCTTATCCCCCGGTACCGGCGCCTCATGTCCGACAAAGCCAATGAAGGACTGTTCGAGCATGTCGATGAGATCGAACAGGCGGCCCGACAACACGACCTTGCCGGCAAGATCATCCGGGAGTGCGAACAGCCCGGCAAGGATTCCACCCTTCCGGCGATGCTTTGCTGGCTCTACTTCGGCAAGAGTTTCGAACGGATGGTGGAGCGTTGCGAAGAGCTGCGGCGTTCGCCCGATCTGGGATTCTTGCAGAAAATGACCATGAGTGCCACGATCAAACTGCTAATCTCCCGCTCCATCAAATTAGAACTGCGCACCAAGCAGGATTGGGATGCCCACCGCGAAGCGATGCGGCTGGCCGAAAGCGACCGGGTGCTGGAATGGGCTGCGGGCACTCTTCCGGCCGAAGATGCGGGTGAAAAGAGGAAACCCGGCCGGCCGAGTACGACCAAATCATTGATGGACATGTTTTCGCCAGCTGTCACGCATCCCGACGTGTTGCGGCAAAAGATCGGCGAATACCTCACGAAGAGACACAGCCAGACCGACATCGCACGGTTGAAGATTGCACTCGATGAATTGCGCTATCTGGTAGTTCCAACCAACATCAAACCGTTCCGCGATGCCCTGCAAGCGGAATACGGCTCTGACATCCGCATCGTCCACGAGCGGGGCATACAGGAAGCATACAGCCGTCTGACGGAACCGCTGCTTATCGGATCGGCCGTCAGCAGTCGGGGCGGCGAGGCCCTTATCATCCGGGAAATAAAAGATTTTCTATCGGAATAA
- a CDS encoding HipA N-terminal domain-containing protein, whose translation MRQGAVYMNGKLAGILTEISPTEYVFKYDDTYYADDMQPAVSLTLPKTQQEYRSAYLFPFFSNMLSEGRNRIVQSRMLHIDENDHFGILLATAQTDVAGAVTVKPL comes from the coding sequence ATGAGACAAGGGGCAGTATACATGAATGGCAAGTTAGCCGGCATATTGACAGAAATATCGCCGACTGAATATGTTTTCAAATACGATGATACATACTATGCTGATGATATGCAGCCAGCCGTCAGTCTGACATTACCCAAAACACAACAGGAGTATAGATCAGCCTATCTGTTCCCCTTTTTCAGCAACATGCTTTCCGAGGGCCGCAACCGCATCGTTCAATCCCGCATGCTGCATATCGATGAAAACGACCATTTCGGCATTCTGCTGGCAACAGCGCAAACGGATGTTGCCGGAGCAGTAACCGTAAAACCCCTATAA
- a CDS encoding MobC family plasmid mobilization relaxosome protein, which produces METPKKTYGKQGGRPKVSIGRIRKYVVSTRLSPERKLRFSALCREAGQPPAEVLRQLIDRGTVRARITREQLDFMAQLKGIARNLNQLTRLANAKGLAAVRVRHAAIVTAIEKLLKQICDGR; this is translated from the coding sequence ATGGAAACACCGAAAAAAACATACGGCAAACAAGGCGGACGCCCGAAAGTCAGTATCGGCCGCATCCGCAAATACGTCGTCAGCACGCGGCTCAGCCCCGAACGGAAACTCCGATTCTCGGCCCTCTGCCGCGAAGCAGGACAACCGCCTGCCGAAGTCCTGCGCCAGCTGATCGACCGAGGAACGGTAAGAGCACGGATCACCCGCGAACAACTGGATTTCATGGCCCAACTCAAAGGCATTGCCCGCAACCTGAACCAACTGACCCGGCTGGCCAATGCCAAAGGTCTGGCGGCTGTCAGGGTACGGCATGCGGCGATCGTCACGGCCATCGAAAAACTCCTGAAACAGATATGCGATGGTCGGTAA